A window of the Dioscorea cayenensis subsp. rotundata cultivar TDr96_F1 chromosome 14, TDr96_F1_v2_PseudoChromosome.rev07_lg8_w22 25.fasta, whole genome shotgun sequence genome harbors these coding sequences:
- the LOC120275514 gene encoding LOW QUALITY PROTEIN: probable metal-nicotianamine transporter YSL12 (The sequence of the model RefSeq protein was modified relative to this genomic sequence to represent the inferred CDS: deleted 1 base in 1 codon): MGTESNAISVADPAGDQPETMTDLAMKKKDLKAIDDELSVERAFDSQRLPSWKEQLTVRAMVVSFFLSVMFSVIVMKLNLTTGIIPSLNVSAGLLGFFFLKTWTKILHKSGMLKQPFTRQENTVVQTCVVAASGIAFSGGFGSYIFGMSERVANQTTELNDPQNVKNPQLGWMIGFLFLVSFIGLFSVVPLRKIMIIDYKLVYPSGTATALLINSFHTPEGAKLAKKQVRALGKCFVGSFVWGFFQWFYTAGDNCGFIFFPSLGLQAFKNRFYFDFSATYVGVGMICPYIVNVSVLLGAILSWGIMWPLIGNKKGSWYAADLSDTNLHGLQGYRVFIAIALILGDGLYNFFKVLGRTVCAIVSQLQTGSTAALPLSSNNSPMSFDNQRRTEMFLKGQIPKKVAVGGYIVIAAISTATLPHIFNPLKWYYILVIYIVAPVLAFCNAYGTGLTDWSLASAYGKLAIFTIGAWAGASHGGVLAGLAACGVMMNIVSTASDIMQDFKTGYLTLSSPRSMFVSQIIGTAMGCVISPCVFWLFYKAFDDLGIPGTQYPSPYGIVFRNMAILGVDGFSSLPKNCLTLCYIFFAAAILINFVRDILPKKVAGFVPLPMAMAIPFFLGAYFAIDMCVGSLILFIWSLIDRAKAKAFGPAVASGLICGDGMWVLPQSILALAGVNPPICMKFLSRKMNDQVDQFINKLS; this comes from the exons ATGGGAACCGAATCCAACGCTATCTCCGTCGCCGATCCCGCCGGCGATCAGCCGGAGACGATGACGGATCTGGCGATGAAGAAGAAGGACCTGAAGGCAATCGACGATGAGTTGTCGGTGGAGAGGGCGTTCGATAGCCAGCGATTGCCGTCGTGGAAGGAGCAGTTGACTGTGCGAGCGATGGTGGTGAGCTTCTTCCTCTCCGTGATGTTCAGTGTGATCGTGATGAAGCTCAATCTCACCACCGGAATTATCCCCTCCCTCAACGTCTCCGCCGGCCTCCTCGGCTTCTTCTTCCTCAAGACCTGGACAAAGATTCTTCACAAATCGGGGATGCTGAAGCAGCCCTTCACTCGCCAGGAGAACACCGTCGTCCAGACCTGCGTCGTCGCCGCCTCCGGCATCGCCTTCAGCG GTGGCTTTGGCAGCTACATATTCGGCATGAGTGAGAGAGTTGCCAATCAAACAACAGAACTGAACGATCCACAAAATGTGAAGAACCCACAGTTAGGATGGATGATTGGGTTTCTCTTTCTTGTCAGTTTCATTGGGCTCTTCTCCGTTGTCCCTCTCAGAAAG ATCATGATCATAGACTACAAGTTGGTGTATCCTAGTGGCACAGCTACTGCACTTCTAATCAACAGTTTTCACACACCTGAAGGAGCCAAACTGGCAAA GAAACAAGTAAGAGCATTGGGTAAATGTTTTGTTGGTAGTTTCGTGTGGGGATTTTTCCAATGGTTCTACACTGCTGGCGATAACTGTGGATTTATATTTTTCCCTTCCTTGGGCCTTCAGGCTTTCAAAAACAG gttttactttgatttttcTGCTACTTATGTTGGAGTTGGAATGATTTGCCCATACATTGTCAATGTATCTGTCCTTCTTGGAGCAATATTATCATGGGGAATAATGTGGCCCCTGATAGGTAACAAGAAGGGAAGCTGGTACGCTGCTGATCTCTCTGATACCAATCTCCATGGCTTACAAGGTTACAGG GTTTTCATTGCTATTGCCTTGATTCTCGGTGATGGTCTCTACAACTTCTTCAAAGTCCTGGGCCGAACTGTCTGTGCGATCGTTTCTCAACTTCAAACAGGCTCCACAGCTGCACTTCCACTCTCGAGCAACAACAGCCCAATGTCCTTTGACAACCAACGCAGGACTGAAATGTTTCTCAAGGGCCAAATCCCAAAGAAAGTTGCTGTTGGAGGATACATTGTTATTGCTGCAATCTCCACTGCCACCCTTCCGCACATCTTTAATCCACTCAAATGGTACTATATTTTGGTTATCTACATTGTTGCACCAGTGCTAGCATTTTGCAATGCCTATGGAACAGGCCTCACAGACTGGTCTCTAGCTTCTGCATATGGAAAGCTAGCCATATTCACCATTGGAGCTTGGGCTGGTGCTTCTCATGGTGGTGTTCTTGCAGGCCTTGCAGCTTGTGGTGTTATGATGAACATTGTATCCACTGCTTCAGACATCATGCAGGATTTTAAGACAGGCTACCTCACCTTATCATCTCCAAGATCAATGTTTGTGAGTCAAATTATTGGCACAGCTATGGGATGTGTCATCTCTCCATGTGTCTTTTGGCTTTTCTACAAAGCTTTTGATGACCTCGGCATACCAGGGACTCAA TACCCTTCACCATATGGAATTGTTTTCCGTAACATGGCAATACTTGGTGTTGATGGATTCAGTTCACTGCCGAAGAATTGCCTCACTCTTTGCTACATCTTCTTTGCTGCTGCTATTCTGATCAACTTTGTTCGAGATATCCTCCCAAAGAAGGTGGCTGGTTTTGTACCACTGCCAATGGCAATGGCGATACCTTTCTTCCTCGGTGCATACTTTGCAATTGATATGTGCGTGGGGAGTTTGATCTTGTTTATTTGGAGTTTGATCGACCGGGCCAAGGCCAAAGCTTTTGGCCCTGCTGTCGCCTCTGGTTTAATATGCGGCGACGGAATGTGGGTTCTACCTCAATCAATACTTGCTTTAGCTGGAGTGAATCCACCAATCTGCATGAAATTTCTGTCAAGGAAAATGAATGATCAGGTGGATCAATTCATCAATAAGCTATCTTAA